The following are encoded together in the Candidatus Tumulicola sp. genome:
- a CDS encoding site-specific DNA-methyltransferase, translated as MSAENAQRKKADSRYGRPRQFHHTPSGTMYLGDSLGLMHHTLAPNSVNLIMTSPPFGLVRKKSYGNEDADAYLQWFRPFAEGFNRVLAPKGSLVIDIGGSWKPGIPARSLYHFELLIMLCREYGFHLCQEHYWWNPAKLPTPAEWVNIRRVRVKDAINTVWWLSKTPWPKASNKRVLAPYSEAMEYLLKNGYKAKLRPSGHDISENFSKRNAGSVPPNLLAVANTESNGRYQAYCKQHGIQPHPARYPAALPEYFIRMLTDPGDTVLDPFAGSCVTGEVAETLKRRWLCCELEQTYLEGARGRFLSDGTPERPTPVKYAIHQPCALPLDSGRDEPLPADGGARRPQRYVAEEHCETQESAGVSRLVRSTPTFA; from the coding sequence ATGTCAGCAGAAAATGCGCAAAGGAAAAAAGCCGATTCCCGTTACGGGCGGCCGCGTCAGTTCCACCACACACCGAGCGGGACTATGTACCTGGGTGATTCACTGGGGTTGATGCATCACACGCTCGCCCCGAATTCTGTGAACTTAATTATGACCTCGCCCCCATTCGGCTTGGTGCGAAAAAAATCGTATGGGAATGAGGACGCGGATGCATACTTGCAATGGTTCCGCCCATTTGCTGAAGGCTTTAACCGAGTACTTGCTCCAAAAGGAAGCTTGGTCATAGATATTGGCGGATCGTGGAAGCCCGGTATCCCCGCCAGATCGCTCTATCACTTCGAATTGTTGATCATGCTCTGCAGAGAGTACGGCTTTCATTTGTGTCAGGAGCACTACTGGTGGAACCCGGCCAAACTTCCCACGCCTGCGGAGTGGGTGAACATCCGTCGCGTACGCGTCAAGGATGCGATCAATACCGTTTGGTGGTTGAGCAAAACGCCGTGGCCGAAAGCAAGCAATAAGCGCGTTCTTGCTCCGTACTCCGAAGCCATGGAATACCTCTTGAAAAACGGTTATAAGGCGAAATTGCGTCCGTCCGGGCACGACATTTCCGAGAACTTTTCGAAACGAAATGCCGGATCTGTTCCGCCGAACTTACTCGCAGTAGCAAACACCGAATCTAACGGTCGTTATCAGGCATATTGCAAGCAACACGGCATCCAGCCTCACCCCGCACGCTATCCCGCAGCGCTCCCTGAATACTTCATCCGAATGCTAACCGATCCGGGGGACACCGTGTTAGATCCATTCGCCGGTTCGTGTGTAACCGGCGAGGTTGCGGAAACTCTAAAGCGCCGCTGGCTCTGCTGCGAACTCGAGCAAACATATTTGGAGGGTGCGCGTGGCCGGTTCCTCAGCGACGGCACACCGGAGCGACCGACGCCGGTCAAGTACGCGATCCATCAACCCTGCGCTCTCCCGTTAGATTCTGGCAGAGACGAGCCGTTGCCGGCCGACGGTGGCGCTCGGCGGCCTCAGCGATATGTTGCTGAAGAACATTGTGAAACTCAAGAGAGCGCTGGTGTGAGTCGGCTCGTTCGATCGACACCAACCTTCGCCTGA
- a CDS encoding HNH endonuclease, producing MLCIFCIQERPARSGAGEHPIPLSVGGSWAIDRVCEKCDNEFGYTHDALLTRVTSVAARRAQLGLAGNSGRVPVNPSEVLPRHPVSVVDAPYHKMILRRDVAGKIKARSIPNIEFDISDGDGEGVLVAIRPETFVIDVIPEIEAVELITRRLTRALEERGFQFNNEIIEAAAEKLFSQVSVFERPITVRVERKTVNRGFAASLFKAAYEAAWYWLGDDWLSDPEADRMRRHLRGDESILIRGAIQAGEIRPVRVAPATRSAAHVIYLVNAVACFTVELQLFDIFSIGVLVTNEPGRYTVRKFSAIIMDAVGGTFRELASNELF from the coding sequence ATGCTTTGCATCTTCTGTATTCAAGAGCGACCAGCACGTTCCGGTGCTGGCGAACACCCTATCCCGCTTTCTGTCGGAGGTTCGTGGGCTATTGATCGCGTGTGTGAAAAGTGCGATAACGAGTTCGGTTACACACACGATGCGCTGCTGACAAGGGTGACAAGCGTAGCTGCGCGGAGAGCCCAACTTGGCCTTGCCGGCAATTCCGGCCGAGTTCCAGTTAATCCGAGTGAAGTGCTGCCTCGCCATCCAGTCAGTGTCGTCGACGCGCCGTATCACAAAATGATATTGCGTCGGGATGTCGCCGGCAAGATCAAGGCAAGATCAATTCCGAACATCGAATTCGATATATCGGATGGAGACGGCGAGGGAGTGCTGGTCGCCATACGGCCTGAAACCTTCGTGATCGACGTGATTCCCGAAATTGAAGCGGTAGAACTTATCACGCGACGACTAACGCGCGCTCTGGAAGAGCGGGGCTTCCAATTTAATAACGAAATTATCGAAGCGGCCGCTGAAAAGCTATTTAGCCAAGTCTCCGTCTTCGAGCGACCGATTACGGTGCGTGTGGAGCGCAAGACCGTGAATAGGGGCTTCGCAGCGTCGCTGTTCAAGGCCGCATACGAGGCCGCATGGTACTGGCTCGGCGACGATTGGCTATCCGACCCCGAAGCAGATCGCATGCGGCGTCACTTGAGAGGGGACGAATCGATTCTTATAAGGGGCGCTATTCAGGCAGGAGAGATTCGTCCAGTTCGTGTCGCACCTGCCACACGATCTGCGGCCCACGTAATTTACTTAGTAAATGCCGTTGCCTGCTTTACGGTCGAGCTTCAGCTTTTTGATATCTTTAGCATCGGCGTACTTGTCACGAATGAGCCGGGCCGCTACACGGTCCGGAAGTTCTCGGCAATTATTATGGACGCGGTCGGCGGCACTTTTCGAGAACTCGCGTCGAATGAGCTTTTCTAA
- a CDS encoding helix-turn-helix transcriptional regulator, with product MARTGRKIANGDWFSQMKEHFQRGRFRASAQYYDDAIREGQRPEVDAILLRARLFLKTDNEKLTSFLLRSKLVNPSEIQIARRALYLGTSYTRLGDFAEADKYFADAKAAMKTGAIRAELAAHLTRRYLAQRDIESAQEWQRESLVDRSLVGKVRSEHLQSYIFARTEAYKDQALSLVRVLDLIGEKRENFVEDYCVATYTLSVLARELPVPSLARRAKSEIDSAFAWPEDFKTYRFQALKGVAWCQALSGDELSCLRYLRLAGHIAPHPVWQVVLFCDRAYFASIVGEERWAANEFSAAEELADSIEWQQTSGEERVALLLLAELAASQAPKRAPYYLARFNELGRLRSHLQHLAFDERLTAMVAYASGVVSASAGDIPKAQEHLRSAWSTFDRISYDVRAARAAIALYRATDKARWLHLAEDKLENYGHSWLLKTLIASSSAVGSKKIELPKMQNQVVQLVCRGLSTDLIAAHLNISRNTVLNHLKAVYKKLGVNSREALVVKVMSDGLI from the coding sequence TCTCAAATGAAGGAGCATTTCCAGCGGGGGCGCTTTAGGGCATCGGCGCAATACTATGATGACGCTATTCGAGAAGGGCAGCGCCCGGAGGTAGACGCCATACTGCTACGGGCTCGCCTCTTCCTCAAAACGGATAATGAAAAGCTGACGTCCTTCCTGCTCAGGTCAAAGCTGGTCAATCCAAGCGAGATTCAAATTGCCCGGCGAGCATTGTATTTAGGGACAAGTTACACGCGCTTGGGCGACTTCGCCGAAGCTGACAAATACTTCGCTGATGCGAAGGCTGCAATGAAGACTGGCGCGATAAGGGCAGAGCTCGCAGCCCATTTGACAAGGCGCTACCTCGCACAGCGCGACATTGAGTCCGCGCAGGAATGGCAACGAGAAAGCCTGGTTGATCGAAGCTTAGTCGGTAAAGTTCGCAGCGAGCACCTGCAGTCCTATATTTTCGCTCGCACAGAAGCGTACAAAGACCAGGCACTCAGTCTAGTCCGCGTACTGGATCTGATTGGGGAAAAACGAGAGAATTTTGTTGAAGACTATTGCGTCGCTACATACACGTTATCCGTTCTTGCTCGTGAGCTTCCTGTCCCGAGTTTGGCTCGCCGCGCGAAGAGCGAGATCGATTCTGCATTCGCATGGCCCGAAGACTTCAAAACATATCGATTTCAAGCCCTCAAGGGTGTAGCGTGGTGCCAGGCTCTCAGCGGGGACGAACTCAGTTGCCTACGCTATCTTCGCCTGGCAGGTCATATTGCACCGCATCCTGTCTGGCAAGTCGTTCTATTTTGTGATAGGGCCTATTTTGCATCCATCGTTGGCGAGGAGCGCTGGGCTGCAAATGAGTTTAGCGCCGCAGAAGAGCTTGCCGATTCTATCGAATGGCAACAAACTTCGGGAGAGGAGCGAGTCGCCTTGCTGCTACTCGCAGAGCTTGCCGCATCACAAGCACCAAAACGCGCGCCCTACTATTTGGCTCGATTTAATGAGTTGGGCCGATTGCGTAGCCATCTTCAACACCTGGCATTCGATGAACGCTTAACAGCAATGGTGGCCTATGCATCAGGTGTCGTGAGCGCAAGCGCAGGTGACATTCCAAAAGCCCAAGAGCATCTGCGGTCAGCTTGGTCGACGTTCGACCGCATCAGTTACGATGTTCGAGCGGCTCGCGCTGCGATAGCCTTATACAGAGCGACCGATAAAGCAAGATGGTTACATTTGGCCGAAGATAAGCTAGAAAACTATGGTCACTCGTGGCTGTTGAAGACGTTGATTGCTTCGTCTTCTGCTGTCGGATCAAAGAAAATCGAGCTTCCTAAGATGCAGAACCAGGTTGTACAACTCGTATGTCGAGGTTTGTCAACAGATTTGATAGCCGCGCACCTTAATATTAGTCGCAATACCGTCCTGAATCACTTGAAGGCTGTCTATAAGAAACTTGGCGTCAACTCTAGAGAGGCTTTGGTCGTCAAGGTGATGAGCGACGGATTGATCTGA